One segment of Campylobacter hominis ATCC BAA-381 DNA contains the following:
- a CDS encoding M24 family metallopeptidase: MNNFILCNENAVFYECGYSCDNEIFLNLDSRAFFLTDARYYFEALETLHGAEIICVNGSLIDSARKILRSERVRELIFDPFDFSYMDFCELSKNLHVNFKPRPNFSKKKRMVKSEKELEILRSAARFGALKFDEFAKFLKECGAGKSEKELFFEAEILLKNKGEFGLSFEPITALNKNAAKAHALPSDDTLKNADLILVDAGIKFKRYCSDRTRTAIFDENINFKKSQNFKNQKQQEIFEIVKEAQNLAIKAVKPGIKACQIDKIARDFITENGFKEEFFHSTGHGVGLDIHELPNISPKDDTILQKGMVFSIEPGIYLQNEFGVRIEDVVAVSDDGCEILSENV; this comes from the coding sequence GTGAATAATTTTATTTTATGCAATGAAAATGCCGTGTTTTACGAGTGCGGATACAGTTGCGACAATGAAATTTTTTTAAATCTGGATTCGCGCGCGTTTTTTTTGACAGATGCCAGATATTATTTTGAAGCTCTTGAAACTTTACACGGAGCTGAAATCATATGTGTAAACGGTTCTTTGATAGATTCTGCAAGAAAAATTTTGCGAAGCGAAAGAGTAAGAGAGCTTATTTTCGATCCGTTTGATTTCAGTTATATGGATTTTTGCGAGCTTAGTAAAAATTTGCATGTAAATTTTAAACCGCGCCCAAATTTCAGCAAAAAAAAGCGAATGGTAAAAAGTGAAAAAGAGCTTGAAATTTTAAGATCTGCTGCGCGTTTCGGAGCTTTGAAATTTGATGAGTTTGCTAAATTTTTAAAAGAGTGTGGCGCCGGAAAAAGTGAAAAAGAACTGTTTTTTGAAGCAGAAATTTTGCTAAAAAATAAAGGTGAGTTCGGATTATCTTTTGAACCTATAACAGCTTTAAATAAAAATGCCGCAAAGGCTCATGCTTTGCCTTCTGATGACACGTTAAAAAACGCGGATTTGATATTAGTCGATGCCGGGATAAAATTTAAAAGATATTGTTCGGATCGCACTCGTACAGCAATTTTTGATGAAAATATAAATTTTAAAAAATCTCAAAATTTTAAAAATCAAAAGCAACAAGAAATTTTTGAAATCGTAAAAGAAGCTCAAAATCTTGCTATAAAAGCTGTAAAACCTGGCATTAAAGCCTGCCAAATTGATAAAATAGCAAGAGATTTTATAACTGAAAACGGCTTTAAAGAGGAGTTTTTTCACAGCACGGGTCATGGCGTAGGGCTTGATATACACGAATTGCCGAATATCAGCCCTAAAGACGATACGATTTTACAAAAAGGTATGGTTTTTAGCATTGAACCCGGCATTTATTTACAAAATGAGTTTGGCGTTAGAATAGAAGATGTGGTCGCTGTAAGCGATGATGGTTGCGAAATTTTAAGCGAAAATGTATGA
- the aroQ gene encoding type II 3-dehydroquinate dehydratase has translation MKIMVIQGPNLNMLGMREPNIYGRMKLEDIHKQMQSVADQAGTEIEFFQSNFEGEIVDKIQECVGTADGIIINPAAYTHTSIAIHDAILAVSLPTIEVHISNPARREDYRKTSLIAPVTAGQIIGFGPIGYHLAMMGMLQIFEQIKAIKTANKGE, from the coding sequence ATGAAAATAATGGTAATTCAAGGACCTAATTTGAATATGCTTGGTATGCGCGAGCCAAATATTTACGGTAGAATGAAACTTGAAGATATTCATAAACAAATGCAAAGCGTAGCCGATCAGGCAGGCACTGAAATAGAGTTTTTTCAAAGCAATTTCGAGGGCGAAATCGTAGATAAAATCCAAGAATGTGTAGGAACTGCCGATGGAATTATTATAAATCCTGCTGCTTATACACACACTTCAATCGCAATCCACGATGCGATTTTAGCTGTTTCACTTCCTACGATAGAAGTTCATATTTCAAATCCGGCTAGAAGAGAAGATTATCGTAAAACCAGTCTGATAGCGCCTGTAACTGCAGGTCAAATAATCGGTTTCGGACCTATCGGATATCATCTTGCGATGATGGGAATGCTTCAAATTTTTGAGCAAATTAAAGCAATTAAAACGGCAAATAAGGGTGAATAA